From Allofrancisella guangzhouensis, a single genomic window includes:
- the rplI gene encoding 50S ribosomal protein L9: MQVILKEKVENLGVLGDVVNVKPGYARNFLIPFGKAVQATKVNIETFEAQKVELQKAEKARFDAAVATAEAIKGKEFTIAAQAGEGGKLFGSVGTAEVAKAVSEATGKEVEKSQVRMPEGVIRSIGEFDLTIHIYTDVDVDIKVNVVASES, from the coding sequence ATGCAAGTTATTTTAAAAGAAAAAGTGGAAAACCTAGGTGTATTAGGTGATGTTGTAAACGTAAAGCCAGGTTATGCAAGAAACTTTCTTATCCCTTTTGGTAAAGCTGTACAGGCAACTAAAGTTAATATAGAAACTTTTGAAGCTCAAAAAGTTGAGCTTCAAAAAGCAGAAAAAGCTAGATTTGATGCAGCAGTAGCTACGGCTGAAGCTATAAAAGGTAAAGAATTCACTATAGCAGCTCAAGCAGGTGAGGGTGGTAAACTGTTTGGTTCAGTTGGTACTGCTGAAGTTGCAAAAGCTGTATCTGAAGCAACTGGTAAAGAGGTTGAGAAAAGCCAAGTTCGTATGCCTGAAGGTGTTATTAGAAGTATTGGTGAGTTTGATCTTACAATTCATATCTATACAGATGTTGACGTTGATATAAAAGTAAATGTTGTAGCTTCTGAAAGTTAG